From one Thermodesulfovibrionia bacterium genomic stretch:
- the rfaQ gene encoding putative lipopolysaccharide heptosyltransferase III — translation MKKRPSEFKDVKKILVIKLRHIGDVLLTVPVFRALKKAFPGAEISALINSGTEAVLHGNPLIDRIISFDRNIKGLPTLRRIAGEARFLNRLRSEDFDMTVDLTGGDRAAVASFFSGARYRIGWKPDRGLAGKRFFYTHNVDPEGDKHMVLQNIGILEGSGIRAGDISVDFYTPAPEREGAADMLNKNNMYSRSAIVHIHPTSRWLFKCWKDEYMAEMISWLIGNGAGVILTSSPDRNEIEKAGRIISLVRSGGGKDDDGLLNLAGKTSIKQLGAISEAADLFFGVDSAPMHIAAAVNTPVVALFGPSGAFNWGPWDNRYSVESTGHRAGQAEPYSNKNGIQTFGMHTVIQRSYDCVPCGRAGCDGSKKSRCLDDITPEEVKAVIEKKLKEIKK, via the coding sequence TTGAAGAAGAGGCCCTCTGAATTCAAAGATGTTAAAAAGATACTCGTGATAAAGCTCCGCCACATCGGGGATGTGCTGCTTACTGTGCCTGTCTTCAGGGCGCTGAAAAAGGCCTTTCCGGGCGCGGAGATATCAGCTCTCATAAACAGCGGTACCGAGGCCGTCCTTCACGGCAACCCGCTTATTGACAGGATCATATCATTCGACAGAAACATAAAGGGACTGCCAACGCTCAGGCGTATCGCTGGGGAGGCAAGGTTTCTAAATAGATTAAGGTCTGAAGATTTTGACATGACGGTTGACCTGACAGGCGGCGACAGGGCCGCTGTCGCATCATTTTTTTCAGGCGCAAGATACAGGATAGGCTGGAAGCCCGACAGGGGGCTTGCAGGCAAGAGGTTCTTCTATACCCATAATGTCGATCCTGAAGGAGATAAACATATGGTGCTTCAGAACATAGGGATACTTGAAGGATCAGGGATCAGGGCCGGAGATATATCGGTAGATTTTTATACACCTGCGCCGGAAAGGGAAGGCGCTGCCGATATGCTTAACAAAAACAACATGTACAGCCGCAGCGCCATAGTGCATATCCACCCGACATCAAGATGGCTCTTCAAGTGCTGGAAGGATGAGTATATGGCCGAGATGATCAGCTGGCTCATAGGTAACGGGGCCGGTGTAATCCTGACCTCCTCCCCTGACAGGAATGAGATAGAAAAGGCCGGAAGGATCATATCACTGGTACGCTCGGGCGGAGGGAAAGATGATGACGGCCTCCTGAACCTGGCAGGCAAGACATCCATCAAACAGCTCGGCGCTATCTCTGAGGCGGCTGACCTCTTCTTCGGGGTTGATTCCGCCCCTATGCATATAGCAGCGGCCGTCAACACACCCGTGGTCGCCCTCTTCGGCCCGAGCGGGGCCTTTAACTGGGGGCCGTGGGATAATAGATACAGTGTAGAGAGTACAGGGCATAGGGCAGGACAAGCAGAACCATATTCCAATAAAAACGGCATACAGACATTCGGGATGCATACCGTGATACAGAGATCATACGACTGCGTCCCATGCGGCAGGGCAGGATGTGACGGCAGCAAAAAGAGCAGGTGCCTCGATGATATCACTCCCGAAGAGGTGAAGGCGGTGATTGAGAAAAAACTTAAGGAGATAAAAAAGTAG
- the mqnE gene encoding aminofutalosine synthase MqnE, which yields MGIKKIEQKILSGHRLSTDDALSLFQSDDIFTIGRLANLIAEEKNGKNAYFIQNRHINPTNICVNRCKFCAFSRSKGDKGAYELSIKEILKKLKTGNSKNPPSPPLPKWGSFSEVHIVGGLHPDWRFDFYLEMLRAIKKSLPHIHIKAFTAVEIDYFSKISGLSLADTLSELRNAGLDSMPGGGAEIFDTRVRNKICPEKIPGKRWLKIMEAAHNAGIRTNATMLYGHLETYKHRVEHMLKLRELQDRTGGFQAFIPLAFHPLNTKIEGASYTSGIDDLKTIAISRLFLDNFTHIKAYWVMLGEKIAQLALMFGADDLDGTIIEEKITRSAGALSANALTRAQLVNLIEKAGKVPVERDSFYKEVRS from the coding sequence GTGGGAATTAAAAAGATAGAGCAAAAGATACTCTCAGGGCATCGTTTAAGCACAGACGATGCCCTTTCACTTTTCCAGAGCGATGACATCTTCACCATCGGCAGGCTTGCGAATCTTATTGCTGAAGAGAAGAACGGCAAGAACGCATACTTTATCCAAAACCGTCATATTAATCCTACGAATATCTGCGTCAACCGCTGCAAGTTTTGCGCCTTCAGCCGCTCAAAAGGGGATAAGGGCGCGTATGAGCTGAGCATCAAGGAGATTCTAAAAAAACTCAAAACCGGGAACTCAAAAAATCCCCCCAGCCCCCCTTTGCCAAAGTGGGGATCTTTCAGCGAAGTCCACATTGTCGGAGGGCTTCATCCTGATTGGCGATTTGATTTTTATTTAGAGATGTTGAGAGCGATTAAAAAGTCACTTCCGCATATTCACATAAAGGCATTCACAGCTGTTGAGATAGATTATTTCTCAAAGATAAGCGGATTGTCTCTTGCTGATACATTGAGCGAATTAAGAAACGCAGGGCTTGACTCGATGCCGGGCGGCGGGGCTGAGATATTTGATACAAGAGTGAGAAACAAGATCTGTCCTGAGAAGATCCCGGGCAAGAGATGGCTTAAGATAATGGAAGCGGCGCACAATGCCGGGATCAGAACCAACGCCACAATGCTCTACGGACATCTTGAAACATATAAGCACAGAGTTGAACACATGCTCAAACTTCGTGAACTCCAGGACAGGACAGGCGGGTTTCAGGCATTTATTCCTCTGGCATTTCATCCGCTAAACACAAAGATTGAAGGCGCGAGTTATACCTCAGGCATTGACGACCTTAAGACCATCGCGATCTCAAGGCTCTTTCTTGACAACTTCACGCACATAAAGGCCTACTGGGTCATGTTAGGCGAGAAGATCGCGCAGCTTGCTCTCATGTTCGGCGCCGACGACCTTGATGGCACGATCATAGAGGAAAAGATCACACGCTCAGCAGGAGCGCTATCTGCAAATGCGCTGACACGCGCGCAGTTGGTGAACCTGATCGAGAAAGCCGGCAAAGTCCCGGTAGAGCGGGATTCGTTTTATAAAGAGGTCAGGAGTTAA
- a CDS encoding TIGR01777 family oxidoreductase — protein MRILITGGTGFIGSALTRELREEGHAVIITTRHKSDSENKITWNPPDLIPADIISTIDAVINLAGEPIAPEKWTEERKERIMSSRVETTRALVASMKNAGSRPKVLISASAIGYYGAHGDEVINEVSPPASDFLAGVCKAWEAEALKAEEVGMRVVLVRIGGVLEKDGGVLKHMSAQFNFMMGGPVGDGEQWFSWIHRDDIVGIFKFALQNDSVSGPVNGTAPNPVTNLAFSTALGKAMKRPSYVSVPAFVIKMALGELADILITGQRVVPEKALKAGYQFKHTEIKDALKTIFEKR, from the coding sequence ATGAGAATATTAATAACAGGTGGCACCGGCTTCATCGGCTCGGCATTGACGCGAGAGCTTCGGGAAGAAGGCCATGCAGTCATAATTACTACCAGGCACAAATCCGATTCGGAAAACAAGATAACATGGAATCCGCCAGACCTTATTCCTGCAGATATTATCTCAACAATCGATGCTGTCATAAACCTGGCAGGTGAACCTATCGCGCCTGAGAAGTGGACAGAAGAGAGAAAAGAACGCATCATGTCGAGCCGTGTTGAAACAACTCGCGCGCTTGTTGCGTCAATGAAGAATGCCGGCTCAAGACCAAAGGTGCTCATAAGCGCCTCTGCAATCGGCTATTACGGCGCGCATGGAGATGAGGTCATAAACGAAGTATCCCCTCCTGCGTCTGACTTTCTTGCCGGGGTATGCAAGGCATGGGAGGCAGAGGCTTTAAAGGCTGAAGAGGTGGGTATGAGAGTTGTCCTTGTAAGGATTGGCGGAGTGTTAGAAAAAGACGGCGGCGTTCTGAAGCATATGTCAGCACAGTTTAATTTCATGATGGGCGGCCCTGTTGGCGACGGGGAACAGTGGTTCTCGTGGATACACAGAGATGACATTGTTGGGATTTTTAAGTTTGCGCTGCAGAACGATTCAGTATCCGGGCCGGTCAACGGAACAGCTCCGAACCCTGTAACAAACCTTGCCTTCAGCACTGCGCTTGGCAAAGCAATGAAGAGGCCGTCATATGTATCCGTTCCGGCCTTTGTCATTAAGATGGCTCTTGGAGAACTCGCTGATATCCTGATTACAGGCCAGAGAGTAGTTCCGGAAAAGGCTTTGAAGGCGGGTTATCAATTCAAGCACACTGAGATCAAAGACGCATTAAAAACTATATTCGAAAAAAGATAG
- the argS gene encoding arginine--tRNA ligase has protein sequence MKKDVIESVKNAIEALMDAWGLENIPAIDVEIPRDESHGDVATTIAMSLARPLRRSPKMIAEEIVKKIMEQPGPFQKVETAGSGFINFTYHNEYYHEKLKKLLKEGHEFFRTDIGQGKKVQVEFVSANPTGPLHIGHGRGAAVGNALCNLLKSAGYEVEREFYVNDAGMQVKLLGLSVYTVYQQMLGNEMPFPENGYKGDYVKDISEEMKLKVSDKYHNIPFKDCSDIFTDFAYKKMLADLARDLREFGIGFDRWQSEKELYDKGAVKDALEHLKKNGLAYEKDGALWFRSTDFGDDKDRVVVKNDGEFTYFASDIAYHKEKLDRGFDTIIDIWGADHHGYIPRIRAVLKAFGLSEEKFKVILVQIVSLLREGKPVQMSKRSGEFITLREVMDEVGADIAKFIFLTRRSDSHLDFDIEIAKRESSENPVFYVQYAFARISSIFRQVKERNIQTCLPVGMGFSSSTMPEIDLSILKEDDEISLIKKLLHYTMVFEGAVATYEPHRITFYLQELARHFHSYYNKHRVISDDNDLTVARLYLCRSVQIVLEEGLNILGVKAPERM, from the coding sequence ATGAAAAAAGATGTAATAGAATCAGTTAAAAACGCGATCGAGGCGCTTATGGATGCATGGGGCTTAGAGAACATCCCTGCCATTGATGTTGAAATACCCAGGGATGAGTCTCACGGTGATGTTGCCACAACCATCGCCATGAGCCTTGCAAGGCCGTTAAGAAGATCTCCGAAGATGATAGCCGAAGAGATAGTTAAGAAGATAATGGAGCAGCCCGGCCCGTTCCAAAAAGTTGAGACAGCAGGCTCCGGCTTCATCAACTTTACATACCATAATGAGTATTACCATGAAAAACTCAAAAAGCTTCTTAAGGAAGGGCATGAGTTCTTCAGAACAGATATAGGCCAAGGGAAGAAGGTCCAGGTCGAATTTGTAAGCGCAAACCCCACAGGCCCTCTTCATATAGGACATGGAAGGGGCGCGGCAGTGGGTAACGCCCTATGCAATCTCCTCAAATCCGCAGGTTATGAAGTTGAGCGGGAGTTCTATGTCAATGATGCGGGAATGCAGGTAAAGCTTCTCGGCCTTTCAGTCTACACCGTCTACCAGCAGATGTTAGGGAATGAGATGCCTTTTCCTGAAAACGGTTACAAAGGCGATTATGTTAAAGATATATCCGAAGAGATGAAGTTAAAGGTAAGTGATAAGTATCACAACATTCCATTTAAAGATTGCAGTGATATATTTACAGACTTTGCATATAAGAAGATGCTTGCAGATCTCGCGCGCGATCTCAGGGAATTCGGAATAGGCTTCGACAGGTGGCAGAGCGAAAAAGAGCTCTATGACAAAGGGGCTGTTAAAGATGCGTTAGAGCACCTGAAGAAGAACGGCCTTGCGTATGAAAAAGACGGAGCACTCTGGTTCAGGTCAACCGATTTCGGCGATGACAAGGACAGGGTAGTTGTGAAGAATGACGGCGAGTTCACATACTTTGCCTCAGACATCGCATACCATAAAGAGAAGCTCGACAGAGGGTTTGATACGATAATAGATATCTGGGGCGCAGACCATCACGGATATATCCCGAGGATAAGGGCTGTGCTCAAGGCGTTCGGGCTTTCTGAAGAAAAGTTCAAGGTCATTCTTGTTCAGATCGTCTCTCTCCTTAGAGAAGGCAAGCCTGTTCAGATGTCAAAGAGGTCAGGTGAATTTATCACACTGCGCGAGGTCATGGATGAGGTCGGCGCTGATATCGCAAAGTTCATATTCCTCACGAGGCGGTCTGACAGCCATCTTGATTTTGACATAGAGATCGCCAAAAGAGAGTCATCTGAAAACCCTGTCTTCTATGTACAGTATGCCTTTGCGAGAATATCAAGCATATTCAGGCAGGTAAAAGAGAGGAATATCCAGACCTGCCTGCCGGTAGGCATGGGATTCAGCAGCTCAACCATGCCTGAAATAGACTTATCAATACTTAAAGAAGACGATGAGATATCTTTGATAAAGAAGCTGCTTCATTACACTATGGTATTTGAAGGGGCGGTAGCAACATACGAGCCGCACAGAATAACATTCTATCTTCAGGAGCTTGCCAGGCACTTTCACTCTTACTACAACAAGCACAGGGTGATATCTGATGATAATGATCTGACAGTAGCAAGATTGTATCTCTGCAGATCAGTTCAAATTGTACTGGAAGAGGGGCTGAATATTCTTGGGGTAAAAGCCCCGGAAAGAATGTGA
- a CDS encoding GDP-mannose 4,6-dehydratase, whose amino-acid sequence MKTILVTGCAGFIGWKVSHTLLQKNVMVIGVDNMNNYYDPKLKHWRLGILKKFPDFTFYKVDIADYKKLREIFKKHKISAVINLAARAGVRASVEDPWVYLDANTKGTLNLLECCVENKVKKFVQASTSSLYASEEMPFKETSRTDTPLAPYSATKKAAEVMCYAYHYLNKIDVSVLRYFTVYGPAGRPDMSVFKFIKNIDAGKAIPVFGDGNQTRDFTYIDDIADGTIRALKPVGYEIFNLGGDHPVKLNYVIDLLGKHLGKPVKVKRLKMHIADVRATWANIDKTKKVLGWKPKTSLEDGVKKTVDWFFDNKKMLDKLEWKE is encoded by the coding sequence ATGAAGACAATATTGGTTACAGGCTGTGCAGGTTTTATCGGATGGAAGGTGTCACATACACTGCTGCAGAAAAATGTCATGGTCATAGGCGTTGATAACATGAACAACTATTATGACCCGAAGCTGAAGCATTGGAGGCTCGGCATACTCAAAAAATTTCCTGACTTTACTTTCTATAAAGTCGATATCGCCGACTACAAGAAATTAAGAGAGATATTTAAAAAACATAAAATAAGCGCTGTCATCAACCTTGCCGCAAGGGCAGGCGTGAGGGCGTCTGTGGAAGACCCATGGGTTTATCTCGACGCAAACACAAAGGGGACGCTGAACCTTCTTGAGTGCTGCGTTGAGAACAAGGTAAAGAAATTTGTGCAGGCATCAACCTCAAGCCTTTATGCGTCTGAAGAGATGCCTTTTAAGGAGACATCAAGGACAGACACCCCGCTTGCCCCTTATTCCGCCACAAAGAAGGCAGCCGAGGTGATGTGCTATGCATACCACTATTTAAATAAGATAGATGTCAGTGTCTTAAGATACTTCACGGTCTACGGCCCTGCCGGAAGGCCTGACATGAGCGTATTCAAGTTCATAAAGAATATTGATGCAGGCAAGGCCATTCCTGTATTCGGAGACGGCAACCAGACCAGGGACTTCACCTACATAGATGACATTGCCGACGGCACTATCCGCGCGTTGAAACCTGTTGGTTACGAGATATTCAATCTTGGCGGCGACCATCCTGTAAAGCTTAACTATGTTATCGACCTTCTTGGAAAGCACCTCGGCAAACCGGTTAAGGTGAAGAGGCTCAAGATGCATATTGCCGATGTCAGGGCGACATGGGCGAATATCGATAAGACAAAGAAGGTTCTCGGTTGGAAGCCTAAGACATCTCTTGAAGACGGGGTCAAAAAGACAGTTGACTGGTTCTTTGATAATAAGAAGATGCTTGATAAGCTGGAGTGGAAAGAGTAG
- the tgt gene encoding tRNA guanosine(34) transglycosylase Tgt has product MSKKKILKFQLTATDGNARLGQIHTARGIINTPAFIPVGTLATVKSMSVEEMKEIGAEIILSNTYHLYLRPGHDVIRNLGGLHKFMNWDGPMLTDSGGFQVFSLSPLRKITEEGVEFRSHLDGSTHFLTPELAMEIQAALGSDIAMAFDECTPYPATREYALKSLQLTTRWAERCLKEKNKNTPPSPPLTKGGIGGVVNSQALFAIVQGGVFKDLRKQSAEELMSLPTGQAGMDFDGYALGGLSVGEPKDMMYEMINYTAPLLPKDKTRYLMGIGDLNDVLEAVSSGIDIFDCVMPTRNARNGTLFTSRGRISIKREEFKQDPSPLDPECGCYTCRNYSKAYLRHLYMSREILSMRLNTYHNLYFYIEFFRKMREAIKNGEFENFRKVQSLILQNNFNED; this is encoded by the coding sequence GTGAGTAAAAAGAAGATACTTAAATTTCAATTAACCGCAACCGACGGCAATGCCCGTCTCGGGCAGATCCATACTGCACGAGGAATCATCAACACACCGGCATTCATCCCTGTGGGCACGCTCGCTACTGTGAAATCAATGAGTGTCGAGGAGATGAAGGAGATCGGTGCTGAGATAATACTCTCAAATACATATCATCTTTATTTAAGGCCTGGTCATGATGTGATAAGAAATCTCGGCGGACTGCATAAGTTTATGAACTGGGACGGCCCTATGCTCACCGACAGTGGCGGGTTCCAGGTCTTCAGCCTTTCGCCTCTGAGAAAGATAACTGAAGAAGGCGTGGAGTTCAGGTCTCACCTTGACGGCTCAACGCATTTCTTAACTCCTGAACTTGCGATGGAGATACAGGCCGCGCTGGGTTCTGACATAGCCATGGCGTTTGACGAGTGCACGCCTTATCCTGCAACAAGGGAATATGCGCTTAAGTCCCTGCAACTCACTACAAGATGGGCCGAGCGGTGTCTTAAAGAAAAGAATAAAAACACCCCCCCTTCGCCCCCCCTTACCAAGGGGGGGATTGGGGGGGTAGTTAATTCTCAGGCGCTCTTTGCCATTGTTCAGGGCGGGGTATTTAAGGATCTGCGTAAGCAGAGCGCGGAAGAGCTGATGAGCCTGCCTACCGGACAGGCAGGTATGGATTTTGACGGTTACGCGCTCGGCGGGCTCAGTGTCGGAGAGCCGAAAGATATGATGTATGAGATGATCAATTACACAGCCCCTCTTCTGCCAAAAGACAAGACAAGATATCTGATGGGCATCGGAGATTTGAATGACGTGCTTGAAGCAGTTTCATCCGGCATAGATATTTTTGACTGCGTCATGCCCACAAGGAACGCAAGGAACGGCACACTCTTTACGAGCCGGGGAAGGATAAGCATAAAGCGCGAGGAGTTCAAGCAAGACCCTTCACCGCTTGACCCCGAGTGCGGCTGCTACACATGCAGGAACTATTCAAAGGCATACTTAAGACATCTATATATGAGCCGGGAAATACTCTCTATGAGATTGAACACCTATCACAACCTATACTTCTATATTGAGTTCTTCAGAAAGATGAGAGAAGCGATAAAAAATGGAGAGTTTGAGAATTTCAGGAAAGTGCAGTCGCTAATATTACAGAACAATTTCAATGAGGATTGA
- a CDS encoding radical SAM protein: MKSENKNIKRITRSEGLELLKNADLLGLGQMADNLRKKLHPEGDVSFIIDRNINYTNICINKCKFCAFYREKDSPDAYILSSRRLFNKIRETIDCGGTQILIQGGLHPDLDIHYYIELLQSIKKRFDIHVHGFSPPEIFYMADKAGVTLKEAITSLIEAGLDSIPGGGAEILSDRVRERISPNKIGSKQWLKVMEEAHKLGMKTTATMMFGSVEEPEDIIEHLDAVRRLQDKTNGFTAFIPWSFQPGNTELGVKSLEKNLPPHPPLGKGGQRGGNSKLHTATAVDYLRVLSLSRVYLDNVPNIQASWVTQGLKMAQVSLRFGANDFGSTMLEENVVASTGVKFSVTIDDILKAIRGAGFKPVQRDMYYNILNYL; this comes from the coding sequence GTGAAGAGTGAAAACAAAAACATAAAACGCATTACCAGGAGCGAAGGCCTTGAGCTTCTGAAGAACGCTGACCTTCTCGGCCTCGGCCAGATGGCTGATAACCTGAGGAAGAAGCTTCATCCTGAAGGCGATGTTTCATTTATCATAGACCGCAACATCAATTACACCAACATATGTATTAACAAGTGTAAGTTCTGCGCCTTCTACAGGGAAAAGGATTCTCCTGACGCGTATATCCTTTCAAGCAGAAGGCTCTTTAATAAGATAAGAGAGACGATAGACTGCGGCGGCACACAGATACTTATCCAGGGCGGGCTTCATCCTGACCTTGATATACATTATTACATTGAACTTTTGCAGTCGATCAAGAAAAGGTTTGACATACATGTGCACGGCTTTTCTCCGCCTGAGATCTTTTATATGGCTGATAAGGCCGGTGTTACATTGAAAGAGGCCATTACCTCTTTGATCGAGGCGGGGCTTGATTCAATCCCCGGCGGGGGCGCTGAGATACTTTCAGACAGGGTCAGGGAGAGGATAAGCCCGAACAAGATAGGCTCCAAGCAGTGGCTGAAGGTTATGGAAGAGGCTCATAAGCTTGGTATGAAGACGACCGCGACCATGATGTTTGGAAGCGTTGAAGAGCCTGAAGACATCATTGAACACCTTGATGCGGTACGAAGGCTTCAGGATAAGACGAACGGATTTACTGCGTTTATCCCTTGGAGCTTTCAGCCGGGGAATACAGAGTTAGGAGTTAAGAGTTTAGAGAAAAATCTACCCCCCCATCCCCCCCTTGGTAAGGGGGGGCAGAGGGGGGGTAACTCTAAACTCCACACAGCTACTGCAGTGGACTATCTCCGCGTGCTTTCTCTCTCAAGGGTCTATCTCGACAATGTCCCAAACATTCAGGCCTCATGGGTGACGCAGGGTTTGAAGATGGCTCAGGTATCATTAAGGTTCGGCGCAAATGACTTCGGCTCAACAATGCTTGAGGAGAATGTCGTTGCTTCAACAGGGGTGAAGTTCAGTGTCACGATCGATGATATCCTGAAAGCCATCAGGGGTGCCGGTTTCAAACCCGTGCAGAGGGACATGTACTACAATATCCTTAACTACTTATAG
- a CDS encoding glycosyltransferase family 4 protein, with protein sequence MKIALIRKNYTPYGGAENYMKQVAAGLVGKGHDIHILSAGNWEETEFHVHKIEAASRPSLLSNLLFSMNIKSFLDKETFDSVVSFERTGYGDIYRAGDGCHKEWLNKRKKHEPFYKRISFAINPHHRMLLYLEKKTFENLKIIIANSNMVKDDIIRNYAIPSEKIRVIYNGVDLQRFHPADDDKKEAAKCSMGLQGMKVVLFVGADLDRKGLPVLLKALSALEDKGVKLLVAGRKAKKRHICLIRKLGIEKSVVLWGPEKNIEKLYAAADIFVLPTIYDPFSNATLEAMASGLPVITTSSNGAAELINSGVEGYVVEDHDDAGSIAVHISAALSDSEEMGRRARLKAEQFPIEKAVESIIETISGAGA encoded by the coding sequence ATGAAAATAGCACTGATCAGGAAAAATTACACACCTTACGGCGGGGCTGAAAACTACATGAAACAGGTCGCCGCAGGCCTGGTAGGCAAAGGACATGACATACATATACTGAGCGCCGGTAATTGGGAAGAGACAGAGTTCCATGTCCATAAGATCGAAGCAGCCTCACGTCCGTCCCTTCTTTCAAACCTTCTCTTCTCAATGAACATAAAGAGCTTCCTGGATAAAGAGACCTTTGACTCTGTCGTCAGCTTTGAGCGTACCGGTTATGGCGATATCTACAGGGCGGGTGACGGATGCCATAAAGAATGGCTTAATAAACGAAAAAAGCATGAGCCGTTTTACAAGAGAATAAGCTTTGCAATTAATCCCCATCACCGTATGCTGCTGTATCTTGAGAAGAAGACGTTTGAGAATTTAAAGATAATCATAGCCAATTCAAATATGGTTAAAGACGACATCATCAGGAACTACGCCATCCCCTCTGAAAAGATCCGTGTAATATATAACGGAGTGGATCTTCAAAGATTCCACCCTGCTGATGACGATAAAAAAGAGGCAGCAAAATGTTCAATGGGGCTGCAAGGCATGAAAGTCGTCTTATTCGTCGGGGCAGACCTTGACAGAAAGGGACTGCCCGTATTGCTGAAAGCGTTGTCGGCACTCGAGGATAAAGGGGTCAAGCTTCTGGTTGCAGGAAGAAAGGCTAAAAAAAGGCACATCTGCTTAATAAGGAAGCTCGGGATAGAGAAGAGCGTGGTCTTGTGGGGGCCTGAAAAAAACATTGAAAAGCTTTACGCCGCAGCTGATATATTTGTCCTGCCTACCATATATGACCCGTTCAGTAACGCGACCCTCGAGGCTATGGCCTCAGGACTGCCTGTGATAACGACATCATCCAACGGGGCGGCTGAACTGATAAACAGCGGCGTCGAGGGATATGTGGTTGAAGACCATGATGATGCCGGTAGCATTGCAGTGCATATAAGCGCCGCGCTATCAGACAGTGAAGAGATGGGCAGGCGCGCCCGCTTAAAGGCCGAACAGTTCCCTATAGAAAAAGCCGTAGAGAGCATCATCGAAACAATATCAGGAGCCGGGGCATAA
- the htpX gene encoding zinc metalloprotease HtpX translates to MNILKTAALMTGLTLLLIFAGGAMGGKSGMTIALMIAFGMNVFTYWFSDKIVLKMYKAKEVNQTEEPELYSIVRNLAQRAELPMPKVYIIEQPQPNAFATGRNPEHAAVAVTTGIMQILSREELEGVLAHELAHVKNRDILIATVAATVAGAISYLAHMAQWAMIFGGRDDDEGSNPVAAIVMMIVAPIAAMLIQMAISRSREYAADAGGAKIAGNPRNLASALKKLHMASKQIPLNATPATAHMFIVNPLSGRGFANLFSTHPPMEERVARLESMSRGN, encoded by the coding sequence ATGAATATACTTAAAACAGCGGCCCTGATGACGGGCTTAACATTACTGCTTATATTCGCAGGAGGGGCTATGGGCGGCAAGTCAGGGATGACAATAGCCCTCATGATAGCCTTTGGAATGAATGTCTTCACATACTGGTTCAGCGACAAGATAGTCTTAAAGATGTACAAGGCTAAAGAGGTGAATCAGACAGAGGAGCCGGAGCTTTACTCTATTGTAAGAAACCTTGCGCAGAGGGCGGAGCTTCCGATGCCGAAGGTCTATATTATCGAACAGCCTCAGCCAAATGCGTTTGCAACGGGCAGGAACCCGGAGCATGCTGCAGTTGCCGTAACTACAGGCATAATGCAGATACTCAGCAGGGAAGAGCTTGAAGGTGTCTTAGCACATGAGCTCGCGCATGTAAAGAACAGGGACATCCTGATAGCCACAGTCGCGGCAACAGTCGCAGGCGCAATCAGCTATCTCGCGCACATGGCGCAGTGGGCCATGATCTTCGGAGGCAGGGATGACGACGAAGGGAGTAACCCTGTTGCCGCAATAGTCATGATGATAGTCGCGCCAATCGCGGCAATGCTCATACAGATGGCGATATCGCGTTCAAGGGAGTATGCTGCTGATGCAGGTGGCGCAAAAATAGCGGGAAATCCGAGGAATCTTGCAAGCGCCCTTAAAAAACTTCATATGGCTTCAAAACAGATACCGCTTAATGCCACACCGGCAACAGCGCACATGTTCATCGTAAACCCCCTCTCAGGCAGAGGCTTTGCAAACCTTTTCAGCACCCATCCACCGATGGAAGAGAGGGTGGCAAGACTGGAAAGTATGAGCCGTGGGAATTAA